The stretch of DNA CATTTCAGGATTGGCATATAATGTGTCAATTTCTAATTGAAGTTCTTTTTCTTTTAAAAAGAAAAAACGTTGAGGTAAAAAATTATATATATCATCATAATCAGCATTATTAATATTTTTCCTATTTATTAAGTTAATTATAGCGTTATCTCTGCTATGAGTAAATCCTACAGTTCCATATATATTTTCTAAATGCTGAAAAACGTTTCTAGGTTCAGCATATGGTCTCAATAATAAAGTATCAAATATATCAAATGATATTACATCATGTTTATTTATTAATGTTTTTAATGATTCTAATATTGTATACATATTAATCCTTTATTACTTTTTTATAGTTATATTTATACCAAGAAAATTTATTTTTATATATTTGTAATTACCAGTTATACTAAATAATGAAAATTTATTTATTATAAGTAATGAAAAATATATGATTTCTTTATCATTTTGCAATTCTTTAATTTTAGTATTTTTTTGAGTTAAAGAATAAAAATCTATATTAGAAGTACGTTCTATATTTTTTTTAATCATATTAATATCATAAGAGTATTTAACTAAATCAATAATTTCATTTAAATTATCTGGAGTAAATGAAAATACTGTTGGATTTAATAATATACTTCTTTTTAAGAAAGGAAAACCTAATTTAATAATTTCTTTTGCATCATGAAAAGGAAAGTTAGAATCATTTTCTGTTTTTATAGATAATGAGTCAAAATATCCGCCTATTTTATAATTATGTTTTTGAAAAAATTTTGTTAATCCTGTTTCATAATGTATAATTAGATCTAATTTATCATGAAGTTTTGTTATTGAATACATAAAAAATGTAAAATCTTCAGATAAGAAAACTTCTTTTTTTATTGAAACAAAGTATCCCTGCAAATGTGAAAGATTTACAAAGTCATAAAAACAATAAAACATAGACCATGCATCTAAATTTTTAAGTTCCATTGTTTCTACTATATGTTTTAAATCATAAAATGGACCATAAATAGAATCATTAACCAATATTAAATAATCATAATTAAATAATAACTTAGATATTCTAGAATATCTAAATCCTCTTTTATATGACCCCCAATCTGATTCTCCATGGGGTTCACATATTGTTGCTATACAATAATTTGATATTTTACTTAATTCTTTTTCATTAAAATAACAATTAGATACATAAATAATATCAGCTATTTTTTTTAATTCTTTAATAAAGTATACTACATAATCATCTATTATATTATCTTTATCATAACCCGCCAATATAACCAGTCTTTTTATTTCTTTATCAGCCATATGTTTCCTCATTTTTATATACTCTCAAGCCATTTATCTATAGAAAGATAATTTTTAAAATTAAGTTTATCTAATAATATAGAATTATCTCCAACTATAATTTTAGGTTCATTAGTATTTAGTTGTTTAAGTTCTAATAAATCTATTTTATCAAACTTTTTAGCTATTGTTAAAGCTATTTCTTCTAATGAAATAGCTTTTCCACTACATAAATTAACTATACCATTAATATTAGAATTTATTAATAAAGCGATTATTTTAGCAATATCACCAGCAAATATATAATCTTTTTTTAATTGAGAATAATTTATAAAAACTTTTTGATTATTTTTTAATGAATTAATTATATAAGGAAATAATCTATTTTCATTTTCATTATTACCATAAGTATAAAATATTCTCCCCCAACAAAAATTAATATTATGTTTATTACAATATAATTCTGATAATTCTCTTAAATAATTTTTGCATTTAGCGTATATAGTAATAGGTTCTAATGAATCATTTTCTTTTAATGGAGTATCTTTAAATTTATATTCGAAACAAGTTCCTACAAACAAAGCTTTTTTTCCGCCATTATCTTTAAAATATTTAAGCATATTAATAGATGATGCTAATAAATTAAAGTTATTATCAGAATCTAAATAACCTTTTTTTGTGTCCCAAGCTAAATGTATGAGATATTCAGCCTTAATAGATTTAAATAAATCTTCTAATTCTGTAGAATTATTGATATTAATTTTTATATAGTTTAATTTGTTATACTTAATATCTTTAGTACTTAAGCCATAAACATCGAAACCTAATTCTTTTAAAGGTTCGGTAATATATTGTCCAATTAAACCATTTATTCCTGTAACTATAACTTTCTTCATAATTAAATTTTATTTTATACATAGATTTGGTATAGCTGTAATAAATTTAGCATTCCAATCTCTTATATAACTTAATTGTTCCATAATTTCTTCTTCTATATTCCAAGGAAGTATTAATACATAATCTGGTTTATATATCTTTATATTATCCTCTGAAACTATTGGTATATGGCTCAAAGGCATATACTTATTCTGTTTATGAGGTGAAGCATCAACGACAAAATTTATTAAATCAGATCTAATACCACAATAATTAAGTAATGTATTACCTTTAGCAGCTGCTCCGTAAGCAACAACTTTTTTATTATCTTTTTTAGCTTTTAATAGAAATTCTAATAAATCAAATTTAATTTTTTTTACTTTAGAATCGAAGTTAGTATATCCGCTTATATTATTTAAATTATATTTCATCTCATTTTCTATTACATTATTGACATTATCGCTTATTTCTATAGAATTATTTTTATGTGATACAAATATTCTTAAACTTCCGCCATGTGTTTTTAATTCTTCAACATCATATATTTTTAAATCAAAAGATTCAAAAATAGTTTTTACTGTTATTAAAGATAAATATGAAAAGTGTTCATGATATATAGTATCAAATTGATTTTTATTAATAAGATTTAACAAATGAGGAAATTCAAAAGTAGCAGTACCATTTTCTTTTAATAAATTTTTTACACCCTTAACAAAGTCATTAATATCAGGAACATGTGCTAAAACATTATTTCCTAATATTAAATCAGATTTTTCTAGTTTTTTAGATAATTCATAACCAAAGAAATCTTCTATAACATTAATCCCTTTTTCCCTAGCAACACTAGCAGTAGAATGTGTAGGTTCTATACCTACACATGGGATATTATTTTCTTTAAAATATTGCAACAAATATCCATCATTACTTGCTATTTCTGTAACTAATGAATTTGAAGTCAAATTAAGCTTTGGAATCATGTATTCTACATATCTTTTAGCATGTTCTAACCATGAACGTGAATATGAACTAAAATAAGCATAATTGGAATTAAAAATTTCATTACTTTTTTTATATTCATCTATTTGTACTAAAAAACATTTATCACATACATATATTTTTAATGGATATAATATTTCTGGATAATTTAATTCTTCTTTAGTTAGATATGAGTTAGAAGGAGGAGAATTATATAAATTAATAAATTCACATTTTAATTCTTTTTGACAATGACGACATTTCATACTTATATCTCCAATTTATTTTTTATTAAATAAAGACATATTTTTATCTTTATCACTAATAATAACATTTTCTAAATTTGGCCATCTTATATTAAAGAATGGATCAAGCCAATTAAATCCGCTAGAAGCTTCAGCAACAAAAGAAGCTCCCATAAAATAACAAACCATTGTATTATCTTCAAGTGTTTGAAAACCATGTGCTACATAAGGAGGAATATAAAGCATCTTACAATTATTCTCTGAAAGCTCTACTGAATAATATTGTCCAAATGTAGGAGAATCTTTTCTTATATCTGCAATTACATCAAAAATTTTACCTTTTAAACATCTTACTACTTTAATTTCTGCATAAGGAAATTTTTGATAATGCATTCCTCTTATGGTATATTTTTGTTTATTATAACTTAGACTAGATTGTTTTACTTCAAAGTCTATACCTAATTTTTTTAATTCATCATTACAAAATAGTCTTAAAAAATATCCTCTTTCATCTTCTATATAGTTATTTTGTATAATATAGGCTTCATCTATATTAGTTTTCTCTATAAACATTTTTAAATTCCTATATAATTTCTTATTTGTTTTTCTGTAATATTAATAATATCACTTTTATTCAAATATTCTTTATACCAAATAGCTGTTTGATGTATTGCTTCTTCTGTATTAAATCTTTCATTCCAATTTAATTCTTTTCTAGCTAAAGAAGAATCTAACCTCAACATACCCATTTCTTTTTTACTAGTATTTTGAATATTAATAGTATAACTTCCTTTACCTATATCTTTTATAAATTGTTTTGTTATATATTCAACAGTAAATTTATCTCCCTCATCTATTGGGGAAAAATTATAACTTTCTGATATATTCTTATTGTTTGCTGCATTATACGCTAATAAAATATATCCATAAATAACATCTAAAACATGTTGCCAAGGCCTAACGCTATTAGGATTTCTAAGTTCTACTGAAATATTTTTTTCTATTGATCTTATTATATCTGGAATAATTCTATTATCAGCAAAATCACCCCCACCTATAACATTTCCTGCCCTTGCACTTACTATATTAGTATTCTTAAAAAATGATTTTCTATAACTTTTTATTGCTATTTCTGCACAAGTTTTAGATGCTGAATAAGGATCATAACCACCTAAAGAATCTGTTTCTCTATATGCCCAAACCCATTCTTTATTATCATAAACTTTATCTGTTGTTATTATAACAACAGATTCTATATTATTTAAATTTTTTATAGTTTCCATTATATTAATCGTACCTATAACATTTGTTTCAAATGTATATATTGGCCTATTATAACTTTCTATAACCAAAGGTTGAGCTGCTAGGTGAAATATTATATCAGGATTTATTTTATCTACTATTTTTTTTAAATTATCAAAATTTCTTATATCTTCTATATACGAATTCATTTCATTATCTAAATTAATTAAATTATATAAAGATAATTTGCTTTGCTGTAATGATATACCATATACTTTTGAACCTAAAGTTATTAATAATTTTGAAAACCAAGAACCTTTAAAACCAGTATGTCCTGTTATTAATATTTTTTTATTTTTAAAATAATTAACTATATTTTTCATTACCATTTTTTCCATAAAGCATCTCCTTTTGACCACATATCTTCTAATATACTTTTATCTCTTTGCGTATCCATACATTGCCAAAAACCATCATGTTTAAATGCCATTAGTTCCTTATCTTTTGACAAATTCTTAAGAGGCTTTTGTTCAAATATTGTAGAATCATCTTCTAAATAATTAAATATTTTATTATTTAACACAAAAAACCCCCCATTGATATATGTATTATCACCTTTTGGTTTCTCTATAAAATCTGTAATTAAATTTTCTTTATTTATATTTATAGCACCCCATCTAGCTGGAGGAAATACAGCTAACATAGTTGCTATTTTTCCGTGTTTTTTATGAAATTCTATTTCATCTTTTATGTTGGCATTGCAAAGACCA from Brachyspira pilosicoli encodes:
- a CDS encoding class I SAM-dependent methyltransferase, yielding MKCRHCQKELKCEFINLYNSPPSNSYLTKEELNYPEILYPLKIYVCDKCFLVQIDEYKKSNEIFNSNYAYFSSYSRSWLEHAKRYVEYMIPKLNLTSNSLVTEIASNDGYLLQYFKENNIPCVGIEPTHSTASVAREKGINVIEDFFGYELSKKLEKSDLILGNNVLAHVPDINDFVKGVKNLLKENGTATFEFPHLLNLINKNQFDTIYHEHFSYLSLITVKTIFESFDLKIYDVEELKTHGGSLRIFVSHKNNSIEISDNVNNVIENEMKYNLNNISGYTNFDSKVKKIKFDLLEFLLKAKKDNKKVVAYGAAAKGNTLLNYCGIRSDLINFVVDASPHKQNKYMPLSHIPIVSEDNIKIYKPDYVLILPWNIEEEIMEQLSYIRDWNAKFITAIPNLCIK
- a CDS encoding dTDP-4-dehydrorhamnose 3,5-epimerase family protein; the protein is MFIEKTNIDEAYIIQNNYIEDERGYFLRLFCNDELKKLGIDFEVKQSSLSYNKQKYTIRGMHYQKFPYAEIKVVRCLKGKIFDVIADIRKDSPTFGQYYSVELSENNCKMLYIPPYVAHGFQTLEDNTMVCYFMGASFVAEASSGFNWLDPFFNIRWPNLENVIISDKDKNMSLFNKK
- a CDS encoding rhamnan synthesis F family protein, with amino-acid sequence MADKEIKRLVILAGYDKDNIIDDYVVYFIKELKKIADIIYVSNCYFNEKELSKISNYCIATICEPHGESDWGSYKRGFRYSRISKLLFNYDYLILVNDSIYGPFYDLKHIVETMELKNLDAWSMFYCFYDFVNLSHLQGYFVSIKKEVFLSEDFTFFMYSITKLHDKLDLIIHYETGLTKFFQKHNYKIGGYFDSLSIKTENDSNFPFHDAKEIIKLGFPFLKRSILLNPTVFSFTPDNLNEIIDLVKYSYDINMIKKNIERTSNIDFYSLTQKNTKIKELQNDKEIIYFSLLIINKFSLFSITGNYKYIKINFLGINITIKK
- the rfbG gene encoding CDP-glucose 4,6-dehydratase, producing the protein MEKMVMKNIVNYFKNKKILITGHTGFKGSWFSKLLITLGSKVYGISLQQSKLSLYNLINLDNEMNSYIEDIRNFDNLKKIVDKINPDIIFHLAAQPLVIESYNRPIYTFETNVIGTINIMETIKNLNNIESVVIITTDKVYDNKEWVWAYRETDSLGGYDPYSASKTCAEIAIKSYRKSFFKNTNIVSARAGNVIGGGDFADNRIIPDIIRSIEKNISVELRNPNSVRPWQHVLDVIYGYILLAYNAANNKNISESYNFSPIDEGDKFTVEYITKQFIKDIGKGSYTINIQNTSKKEMGMLRLDSSLARKELNWNERFNTEEAIHQTAIWYKEYLNKSDIINITEKQIRNYIGI
- a CDS encoding NAD-dependent epimerase/dehydratase family protein, which translates into the protein MKKVIVTGINGLIGQYITEPLKELGFDVYGLSTKDIKYNKLNYIKININNSTELEDLFKSIKAEYLIHLAWDTKKGYLDSDNNFNLLASSINMLKYFKDNGGKKALFVGTCFEYKFKDTPLKENDSLEPITIYAKCKNYLRELSELYCNKHNINFCWGRIFYTYGNNENENRLFPYIINSLKNNQKVFINYSQLKKDYIFAGDIAKIIALLINSNINGIVNLCSGKAISLEEIALTIAKKFDKIDLLELKQLNTNEPKIIVGDNSILLDKLNFKNYLSIDKWLESI